The following DNA comes from Hordeum vulgare subsp. vulgare chromosome 3H, MorexV3_pseudomolecules_assembly, whole genome shotgun sequence.
GCATTGGCGCTTTGCCACTCAGACCCGGTACTGAATGATGGACAAGGTGGTGGAGATTCATCCCGTAACAATGTCATGGAAGGCGTTCGCAGGAAGTTCATAGAAAAGGTTGTCTCCCAGCTTGAAAcgcgagaagaagaagatgacagcGACTAAAACTTACGCTTTCTGCTAGTTTTGTTTTGGTTAAGTGATATCATTTGGATCCACGGACAGCATTTGTCTTGGCTTTCCTGATCTTATTTGGTTGTCTGTGTGTGAAAAATCTTGAAGGCTGTTTTGACGAGGTTCTGTATAAACTTTGTTTCGGTAACTTGCCTGTGGTAATGTATCTTGGTGTTCTGGTTCTGAGAGATGATTATGGAATATGGAACTTGCGTTGACACAAACTACATACATTTATTCTGTGACTTTGTCTCCATTGCACATAATTCCTGAAGAGAAAAGAGACAACAGGAGCTTCTCTGGATAGTACGGTATAAAGGAGAGCCATTACATTACAGTAGCTCGGCTCCGTTCATGGAGGGGCCTGTGGCCGCATCCTGAGACGGACGAAGACGATGACCGCGCTGGCGAGGATCCACGGCGAGAAGACGGCGTTGACTGCACTCGACGACCGTAGCGACTCCGGCACCCCGTTGAAAGCCACCGCCGCCAGCACGGCCGGCACCAGCAGGCCGGCGGCGATCATCGACGCAGGCTTGGCCCACGACACCTGCACCTGCGCGACGAGGAAAATCCAGTTCCAATCCGTAAGTCCTTCTGCAATATCCACACACCGCGAGGTGCGAAACGCAAAACGGGAGAGATCGGCTCGTTTACCTTGGGCTCGCCGTCGAGGGCGATGGCGGCGCCGTCGCGGAAGAGCACGGCGGAGTGGCCGGTCGCCGGGTCGGGCCGGATCCGGAGGCCGCGGCGGGAGACCTCGGGCTTGAAGGCGAAGAGGGCGCGGAGCCCGTGCTCTGCCTGGATGCCGTGCACGTCGAGGCGGTCGCGGCGGGGGCCCGTCAGGCCCGACAGGAAGACCTTGGCCGGGCCGGCGCCCCGCCGGTACAGGCTCACCTCCACCGACGGGTCGCGGGGGCTCGCGGCTGGCTCGAGCAGCGGAGCGGTCAGCGACTCCTCCGCCACCTCGTCGTCGGCCATTGACGTCTGACTCGGATCCCGGTGCTGGTTTGGCTGTCGGTGCGCAGTGGACTGGTGATGCTACAGTGTCAAGGCTACACCGGtagtactttttttttttttttaacaaTACACCGGTAGTACTTGGTAGTTTTGCATGTGTCGTTTTCTTCTTTGCATGCTCATCCCAGTTCAGCTTCAAATGTACGATGTAAGCTATCGTCGGCATATTATTTGTTTGTCAGCATAGCACCGACTTATGCATTGTGTTTGGTTATTTACGTTGGTTGCGTTTAGAGCACCTAGCAGACACCATATAATGATcaaattcataaaaaatattATGATTATAGTTTTGGTTAGACCGTAAAATTTGTTTGACCCGTAAACTTTTTAAGGGGCACGGTAAATACAACCGCGAAAACCTTATATGTCCAGTTTTGGAGGTAGTATACAATTCAACCCATAAACTGGTCAAACCTCGTCGGAGCAAACACGTCGTTGCGGAACTGGACGGAGTCTTCTATCTGGAATTCACCAGAATCCTTCACCGCGTGTCGGAAGAAGCCGCCGCACGCCGGAATTTGTCGCCGCTGGTCCAAATTGCGGCGAGCTCAACCTCCGCTACCGAGGCGAGGTTGTCCACGGGCAGGATGGAGCAGGCCATCGACGGTCTGAATCGGCGCGGGGCGGCACCGGAGAAGAGCGGGGCAGGGTGAGGGAGCTCGCGCGGCCACGGTGGGGAACGTACGCGCGGCGGCGGGAAGTGTCGAGCTCGAATCGAGGACGGGCAGTACCGAGCTCAATTGGGGGCGGGCGGTGCAGGGCTCCTCCACTGCATGCATGGCGAGGAAACGGGGGGACGCCAGGATGAGGTGGGGGCGAGGAGTGCGGCGCCAGGGCAAGCCCGGGCAGTAGGGGTGAAGCACGCCGTGGCCGAAGACGGACTCGCCGGGATGgagggagaaaagaaaagaaaaagaaaaaaagggttaTAGTTGGATACAGTTTTATTTACGGGGTATGTTCTGTCTGGGGCAATTTTGCACCGTAAAAATGGTTTAGAGTGCCTCTTGTACGTGTTTTTAAGGGTCGGTTTTTACGGGTCTGCTATAGATGCATTTATACTATGGGATGATTGATTGCATACATACAGCAAAATCAATTTATCTTATATCCTATGTGATGAGCTTATCAACTACACCTTACATACGATTACATCAACCATATCAATAAAACAACGCTACAATCACGTCAAACTACCATAATGATGATAAAGTTCCTCATGCAcaactgaaaaggatcgagatggacctaggggggtgaataggtacagttccaaattttaataattacttagcaattttaggcaaaggtgcggaatatgagcgtgagcctaataattgcaatgacaaggagtaagctatttagagagaagtaaggcaaccggtaaacaatgatcaaatgcaagtacgtaataaggattaacacaagtagagagttagggttaggaataaccgaaacttcaAGAgatacgaggatgtatcccgatgttcacttccttggagagaAGCTAcgccaccgttagaggggcggatgttaccacgaaggcacaccaatgccacgaaggctcaccctattctccctttgagataactccacgaaggcgtttctcagccactagtggtaagccttgaggtggcttccaacacttcacaaactttctggggctaatcacaatggtttgattcctctccgaagactcctaccgcctaggagtctccaacctccaagagtaacaagatcacggggattgctcaaaacttgctcaaatcacaaatcactttggtggagaggagaaggagacggtctatcttttgattggaacaacactcaaagggactcacaaatgctattgggatctaagattgggtgtagacaagagtgagcgaggagaaaggtgttcttgtaagtgttctagctgtgttggacaccctctcacgaagtgggagggggtatatatagtgggagagtaaaacagccgttggggacactttaagtcatacaggggtcggacatccggcagttcacggatgtctggGCGTCCACAAGGTGTCGGACgtctgacaggggtcggtcgtccgagggatgtaaatatatctggaaccactgtgtagttgaacagggaccggacgtccggagaaagccataagtccgagttattcgactcaaacttctctggtgcaagattccagaTTTCCGAAAGCGGACGGAGgtccgtccctcggacgtccggagggagccggaagtccgagttatatggctcaagtttctctggtgcaaagctccggatttccgaagctggtcggacgaccggccctcggacgtccggagggagccggaagtccgagttatatggctctgatttctctggtataggattccggatttccgaagcaggtcggacgtccggaggaggccggatgtccgaggcattggatctattttgagataagaccagagtagtgaagatgtggtatgagcagaaaagtagagatgtagtatgagcaaattcatcgcaaaacctgtgatcccctcttaatagtgcgggatccctatactcaagaatagtaaatttaaagaatagtctacatcatcttttctcaatcccgagccttcttgacatataagtcccgatcttctcagaccaccttggcacataattctcaatctactaaagtacttgccatcctgagatacactcaataaataggattagtttcctatgtatgtgttgtcattaacaccaaaagtcgattaagggcatgactgcactttcagtctccccctttttggtagttgatgacaacatatacataggtctcaaaagatttaacatacattatagctttggagaggtttagtacggagctccccttagtatgtgcatggtaaaatatcggagctcccctttaatgtgagtatcgaaaatatcatgtgacttagtaaagataatggatcatcatatgaagtagtggagcaaacataatagcatacgatgatatcatagtaatccatagcaatcacgacatccataggtagccatacatagtgcatcacagtcgtttatccattacattacacaaacatgcaaattgagactaaatctccaaagactaaaactaggatacattactccccctttggcaccaagtaccaaaaagggaggcaccaacagcatcaaACATGCTCAGAGATCCtcggcatcatcatcatcatcatcctcgtcatcaggtaagccactgccaccagcctcgtcaagaaaatcagcccactcaggaccagaggggaagccaaagtcagaaggaggaggagcaggaagggcctcatcgtcactcacatcaagagcgcccgagtctctcagacgagccttgagggcattcttggaggagacgagacgagacaccacatcatgggtttgaccgcactggaaagagaaggccttcatcatagcagaatgtgccttgccaatgaatttggcaaagcgaccgagaggagctgagctggatgaaggggttgctgttcgggcagcagtgcggcgagtggaggtggatggtggggttttcttgggagcatagttatccgccatgtgagcgggaatgacccacttgtgatgcgtgtgagtgacatcaacagtgaattcagcaacacgGTTAATAAAAGccgggatgaagggggcatgagggaaggctcgcttgtattgaaaactagcgagccgaatctcatgccatagaaagtgaggcacattaattttgcgctTGGGGTTCTCGtacaaatgtgacatgatgtcaatacagtagccactgcaggatcccttatcacccatcttgggatagatggtgcggataagacactgaaagatgataaagtagggagagcgccagatggatacttggttaagatccttcatccgttcatctgcatcaagttcacggagtggtttgagaagaaacccacacgcctcaattggcttatgtgcaaggttaggatcattcttatggattttgaagccagagtcggggaaaccgagtgcggcaacaaactcatcataagaggctgtgaactgaacgtcagaggtcatccagctaacagtgttgtttgggccaaagaaacatgtggcataaaattggtgaatagcagcagcgttaaaatcgcaccgaaaagcaaaggggcagcaagccccgatgactcaatgagctcaatggcacccgggtatttcgccgggtgcatgcgaatatgctcaagatcaataaagtgatggacagagagacccttaggaacaatgaccgtagtaaagatgtccgcctggacgtttgtgcggaaacgtgagtccatagagtcacgtacaacagagAATTGGTCAACGTCGCAGCGAAAAGTGAGGTAGGAAGACTTAGCAACCGTGGTGAAGTTCTTGACTTCACGACTtaaagtagcaggaggttcaagagagatgcgacgagcttcaccttcgggtTGTTcatgaggaggtggtggcatataggagggcctgcgagtcccaggTTTTGGCATAGACTTCCGAACGGCGGGTTGTTCAGCACGGTCCTCAGCTCcatgctcatcctcgaagtcagagccatcagacgacgaggggagctgttgagCAGGAGGACGCTGGgcggtccgtttgaagggacgacgttgcccttcggagtcatccgaccccgtgccagtaggggcacgagcggatgagccagcagtgttcttccgggcggagtgcttaatcttgggcatgatgaacaaaggcctacacggttggaaacccaatggggaacggtcacggtcaaaccatatgaacgaacacatgaacttgggagaaaggggaaccaaacgcgagggggaccgaggggatacctgcagatcgagagagaAGAGGAAGGGGAGATGGATCTCGCGGATGAGATCgaatcccgcggaggagatcagccAGATCCCCGAGTTGGCGGCGTGGGCGAGCTCCCCTGGTGctggcgacggcggcggtggcagctgggagaaaaggaggcgCGTGGGAGATGGATCCCGTGGAGGAGATCGAATCCCGCGGAGGAAAAACAGGTGTGggacgtccggagtggatttagccgtcggacgaccgacacgggCCGGACGTCTGGAATGGGTtgagccgccggacgtccgagacacgtcggacgaccgagagaggagtAGGCAAAGGCAGAttctgggatttggatgatgagatgatttgacatggtttatcacaaAGGACACGAACACAGTTGCCTACAAgaattacatatactacttgtggacagtAGTGATTTATGCATATTTGTAGGATTAAAACACAGAATTATGACATAAGTCCTagtgactccccctaaatgcatgcccacatcaagacaataacataatgtgagtgtgtgtatgtgtacaagatttcaagttatgttatcaagctccaagataccaagttcacgcctaagttgacagaacctagctacgctaagtggcttggtgaaaatgtcagtgagctgcatgtcggtacccacatgggtaatatcaatgtcacccttttgcacatggtctctcaagaaatgatacctaatatcaatatgttttgtgcgagggtgatcaatggggttctcgaagatctttatggcactttcattatcacagagaggaggcacgtgtcgatatgtgataccataatcctttagggtttgcctcatccatagcagttgggttgcacagcttgcggctgcaatatattcggcctcggccgtggagagagaaacacaattctgctttttcgaggaccaacttaccaaggagcgtccaagaaactgacatgcgtcGGAAGTGggtttccgtcccactttgtcaccggcccaattcgcatcggagtacccaataagatcgaactttgcatctttagggtaccataatcctaactttgggg
Coding sequences within:
- the LOC123442933 gene encoding uncharacterized protein LOC123442933, encoding MADDEVAEESLTAPLLEPAASPRDPSVEVSLYRRGAGPAKVFLSGLTGPRRDRLDVHGIQAEHGLRALFAFKPEVSRRGLRIRPDPATGHSAVLFRDGAAIALDGEPKVQVSWAKPASMIAAGLLVPAVLAAVAFNGVPESLRSSSAVNAVFSPWILASAVIVFVRLRMRPQAPP